The Streptomyces sp. A2-16 sequence CCAGGGCGTACGCCCCGTCGTAGCCCCACGCCGCGACGACCATGGAGCCGAGGCCGCCGCCGAACAGGCCGCTGATCAGCTTGCCGCTGTACACCAGCCCGTAGTTGGAGGCGTTGTAGTTCTCCCCGAAGTAGTCCGGGGTGAGCGCCGCGAACAGCGGATAGAAGGCGCCGCCGCCGAACCCGGACAGGAACGCGAAGACCAGGAACAGCGACTCGCTCTTGATGTCGCCCGCCCAGATCACCCCGAACTGGGCCAGACCCAGGACGACGATGACGAACACCAGCGTGGACTTGCGGCCCCACTTGTCGGACAGCCAGCCCACCACACCGCGCCCGATGCCGTTGATGACCGCCATGACACCCATCGAGGAGGCCGCCACGAGCGGGCCGAAACCCACTTCCTTGGCGTAGTCGACCTGGAAGGAGATCCCGAAGATCGACACTCCCGCGGTCATCACGAGGGCGACCCACATGAGGGGAAGCATGCCGGTCCTGACGGCCTCCTTCGGCGTGAACTGCCGTACCGCCGGAGGGTTCTTGGCCAGAGCGCCGGCCCCCTTCTCGCTGCCGCCGTGGGTGAGCGGGTCGATGTCGGCGGGCCACCAGTTCTTCGGCGGGTCCTTGAAGAAGAACGCGCACCCGACGACCACGATCAGGATGTAGCAGCCGATGAGGTCCAGGACACGGTGGTAGTTCGCCGTGTCGAAGCCGTAGTTGAAGATGAAGATGAAGGGCAGTGATCCGTACGCGAAGCCGCCGTTGACGAACCCGGTCTTCGCTCCCCGGCGTTCGGGGAACCATTTGCCGACCATGTTGATGCAGGTCGCGTAGACCAGTCCGGCGCCGATTCCCCCGATGACGCCGAATCCCAGGATCGCCAGCACGACGTTGCCCAGGTGCGACAGGGCGAGGAACCCGACCAGGCACATGCCCGAGCCGATGTACATGGCCTGTCGGGCGGTCAGGATGCCCTTCTCCCGCAGCCAGCCCGCGGGGAAGGCGATGCCGGCCTGGAAGAAGACCCAGACGCTGAGGATCCAGAAGGTGTTGCTCTGCGTCCAGCCGTGGGCGTGGGACAGGGTGTCCTCGGCCGAGCCGTACGCGTACTCGAAGACGCTGATGGCCATCATGGTGATCCAGGGCAGATACACCATGAGCTTGCGCGAGTGGCCGAGGATGTCCCGGTCGGTCTCGCCGATGCGGTAGACGCGGCCGCCCGCGTCGGTCACTTCTCGGTAGGGACGTGGTGCGGCGGTTGACTGTGCGCTCTTGTCGGTCTCGCTGCGTGCTGCGTACGGATCTGCCGTCATGTCAGGCCATTTCCTCGCCGAGCGGTTGCGGGTTGGGTACGGTCCGACGGCTGGTCTTGGGCCGGCCGGGCGCCTTGAGGAACAGCGCCAGCACCGCGGAGCTCAGGCCGATGCAGCCGGCCAGGACGAACGCGCCCTCGTAGTCCCAGGCGCCGACCACGATCGAGCCGACGCCGGAGCCCACGAGGCCCGAGATGAGCTTCGAGCTGTAGACCATGCCGTAGTTGGAGGCGTTGTTGTTCTCACCGAAGTAGTCGGCCGTCATCGCGGCGAACAGCGGGAAGATCGCGCCGCCGCCGAAGCCGGAGACCATGGAGCAGAAGAGGAAGAACGGCATGCTGCCCATCTGGCCCGAGACCAGCACACCGAACTGCGCGGTGCCCAGCACCAGACACACGATGATCAGGGTGTTGCGGCGGCCGAACTTGTCGGAGATCCAGCCGATCACACCGCGCCCGGTGCCGTTGACGATCGCCTTCAGCGACATCGCGGTGGCCACGATCCCGCCCGCGAAGCCCATGTCCTTGCCGAAGGGCACCTGGAAGGCGATGCCGAAGATGTTGATGCCCGCCGTGCACAGCAGGCAGAACCACATCATCCACAGGACGGGCGTACGCGCCGCTTCCTTCGGGGTGTACTGCTTGACCGCCGGCGGGTTCTTCTCCAGCGCCCGCCGGATCTTCGGGTCGTCGGTCATCCTCAGCGGGTCGACGTGCGGCGGCCACCAGTTCTTCGGCGGGTCCTTGAAGAACCAGCCGGCGAACGCCACCACCGAGCAGCAGACGAGGCCCACCGTCACCAGGACGCCCCGGTAGTTGCTCAGGTCCATGTACGAGGTGAACAGGAAGACGAAGGGCACCGAGCCGTAGGCGAAACCGCCGTTGACCATGCCGGTCTTGCCGCCCTTGCGCTCCGGATACCACTTGCCGACCATGTTCACGCAGGTCGCGTACACAAGACCGGCGCCGATACCGCTGCACACACCGAAGCCCAGATAGGCGACGATCACGTTCGGTGCGAACGCGAGCGAGAGATAGCCGAGCACGGTGCCCAGCGCGCCGATCATCATCGCGTAGCGGGCTGGGAGCTTTCCGCTCTCCCGCAGCTGCCCGGCCGGGAAGGCCACGGCCGCCTGGAAGAACACCCACACACCCATCAGCCAGAAGATGTGCCCACTGCTCCACAGATGCGCCTCGTGCAGTGTGTCCTCGGCCGACGTGAACGCGTACTCCGAGGAACTGATGCCCAGCATGCCCATCCACGGGAAGAGCACCATGGTCCATCGTGGTCGTCCCATGATGTTCCGGTCGGTCTCGCCGATCCGGTACACGCGGCCGTTGCGGTCCGTCACCTCCCTGAAGGTGGCGGACGACGAGTAGTCGATGGTTGTCATAGTCTTCAAGCACTCCTTGCGTCGAAAGATCTGGCCAGCGCCCCCTGTCCAAATTCCTTTCGTGCGCGCACGGATCTCCGGGGCCGGCCGACGCGCACCGTCGCCGGACCCCGTGCTCGTTCACGTCATGGACCACCGCCCAACGGCCGCGGGACATGGCTCCGGTGCACCACGTCAGATCACCCCGCCCGCTTCGAGCAGCCGCAACTCCTCGTCGCCGAGACCCAGTTCGCCGATGTAGATCTCGTGGTTGTGCTGGCCGAGGAGGGGTGGGGTGGTGATGGTGGTGGGGGAGTCGGAGAGTTTGAGGGGGTTGCCGACGGTGGTGAAGGTGCCGCGGTGGGGGTGGTCGACCTCGACGATCATGTCGTTGTCGGCGAGTGCGGGGTCCTCGATGATCTCCCTGGTCGACAGGATCGGCCCGCAGGGAATGTTCGCGCGGTTGAGGTGGTGCAGGACCTGCCGTTTGGGCAGGGTGGCGGTCCATTCCTCGATCAGCTGGAACATCTTCGCCAGTTTCGGCAGCCGTGCCTGGGGGGTGGACCACTCGGGGTCGTCGGCGAGTTCGGGCCGGCCGATGAGAGCGGCGAGCGGCTGCCAGCCCTGGGGCTGGACGATGACGTAGACGTAGTCGTTGGGTCCGCCGGGTGCGCAGCGCACGGCCCAGCCGGGCTGGCCGCCGCCGGAGGCGTTGCCGGAGCGGGGCACCTCGTCGCCGAAGTCCTCGTTGGGGTATTCCGCCAGCGGCCCGTGGGCCAGGCGCTGCTGGTCACGGAGCTTGACCCGGCACAGGTTGAGCACCGCGTGCTGCATGGCCACGTCCACGCGCTGGCCGCGTCCGGTCCTCTCGCGCTGCAGGAGCGCGGCCAGCACGGCGGCCACCGCGTGGATACCGGTGCCGGAGTCACCGATCTGCGCCCCGGTCGCCAGCGGCGGCCCGTCCTCGAACCCGGTGGTGGCCATCGAGCCGCCCATCGCCTGCGCCACCACCTCGTACGCCTTGAAATCCATGTACGGGCCCGGGCCGAAGCCCTTGATCGACGCATACACGATCCGCGGGTTGATCTCCCGGATCCGCTCCCAGGGGAAACCCATCCGCTCCACCGCGCCCGGCGCGAAGTTCTCCACCAGCACATCCGCACCCCGGATCAGCGCGGTCAGGATCTCCCGCCCCCGCTCCGTCTTCACATTCAGCGTGATGCTGCGCTTGTTGCAGTTGAGCATCGTGAAATACAGCGAGTCCGCCTCCGGCACATCCCGCAACTGACCCCGCGTGACATCCCCGCCCGGCGCCTCCACCTTCACCACATCCGCCCCCAGCCACGCCAGCAACTGCGTCGCCGACGGACCCGACTGCACATGCGTCATGTCCAGCACCCGCACACCATCAAGCGCCAACGTCATGGATCACCTCACGGCCAGGTTTGGCACATTGCATACAGTCGACGAATACTGTATGAAGATTGTTATCCCGCATCCGATGGGTGATGTCCAGGGGGCGTGCAGCACTTTTGAGTCGTGCACTTTGAGACGGGAGCCCAAGCATGGACCTGTACGAGCACGAAGCACGGGGGCTTTTCGAGGAACACGGGATCCCCGTGCCACGGGCCGAGGTCACCGACTCGCCCCAGGAGGCCCGCGCGATCGCCCGGAGGCTCGGCGGCGCTGTCATCGTCAAGGCGCAGGTCAGGACCGGAGGCCGGGGCAAGGCGGGTGGGGTCCGGCTCGCCGCCGACCCCGCCGAGGCCGAGCGGACGGCTCGCCGGATCCTCGGCACGGACATCAAGGGACACGCGGTGGGCAAGGTCATGCTGGCCGAACCCGTGGACATCGAGAGCGAGTTCTACGTCGCCTACGTCCTCGACCGAGCCGCCGGCCGTTTCCTCGCCATCGCCTCGGCGGAGGGCGGCACGGACATAGAGGAGGTCGCCGCGGTCCGCCCGGAGGCGGTCGCCCGCGTGCACATCGACCCCGCGGAGGGCGTCACCTCGGCGAAGGCGGGCGAGATCGCCGAGGCGGCCGGACTGCCCCCGCAGACCGTCGACGTCCTCGTACGGCTGTGGGAGGTGCTGGTCCGCGAGGACGCCGTCCTCGTCGAGGTCAACCCGCTCGTCCGGGCTCGGCAGGGGCAGCTCCTCGCCCTCGACGCCAAGGTCACCCTCGACGACAACGCCCGCTTCCGGCAGGCCCGTTGGGGCGCCGAGCCGCTCGCATGCGACGATCCGCTGGAGGCGGCCGCCGCCGCGAGGGGCCTCAACTACGTCAAGCTCGACGGCGAGGTCGGCATCATCGGCAACGGCGCCGGCCTGGTCATGTCGACCCTGGACGTGGTCGCCGGCTGCGGGGCCCGGCCCGCCAACTTCCTCGACATCGGCGGCGGAGCCTCGGCCCAGGTCATGGCCGACGGACTGTCGGTCATCCTGTCCGACCCGGCCGTGAAGTCCGTCCTCGTCAACGTCTTCGGCGGCATCACCGCCTGCGACGCGGTCGCCGACGGCATCGTCAGGGCACTGGACGAGGTACGGCTCGACAAGCCGCTCGTCGTACGCCTGGACGGCAACAACGCCGCCCGGGGCCGGGCCGTCCTCGACGGGCACGCCCACCCCCTGGTCCAGCAGGCCACCACCATGGACGGTGCCGCCCGCCGTGCCGCCGAACTCGCTAACGCAGCCTGAAGGAGC is a genomic window containing:
- a CDS encoding OFA family MFS transporter, which produces MTADPYAARSETDKSAQSTAAPRPYREVTDAGGRVYRIGETDRDILGHSRKLMVYLPWITMMAISVFEYAYGSAEDTLSHAHGWTQSNTFWILSVWVFFQAGIAFPAGWLREKGILTARQAMYIGSGMCLVGFLALSHLGNVVLAILGFGVIGGIGAGLVYATCINMVGKWFPERRGAKTGFVNGGFAYGSLPFIFIFNYGFDTANYHRVLDLIGCYILIVVVGCAFFFKDPPKNWWPADIDPLTHGGSEKGAGALAKNPPAVRQFTPKEAVRTGMLPLMWVALVMTAGVSIFGISFQVDYAKEVGFGPLVAASSMGVMAVINGIGRGVVGWLSDKWGRKSTLVFVIVVLGLAQFGVIWAGDIKSESLFLVFAFLSGFGGGAFYPLFAALTPDYFGENYNASNYGLVYSGKLISGLFGGGLGSMVVAAWGYDGAYALAGATSMLAAAIALLLRQPGRPRSGAPAPQPQAAA
- a CDS encoding OFA family MFS transporter gives rise to the protein MTTIDYSSSATFREVTDRNGRVYRIGETDRNIMGRPRWTMVLFPWMGMLGISSSEYAFTSAEDTLHEAHLWSSGHIFWLMGVWVFFQAAVAFPAGQLRESGKLPARYAMMIGALGTVLGYLSLAFAPNVIVAYLGFGVCSGIGAGLVYATCVNMVGKWYPERKGGKTGMVNGGFAYGSVPFVFLFTSYMDLSNYRGVLVTVGLVCCSVVAFAGWFFKDPPKNWWPPHVDPLRMTDDPKIRRALEKNPPAVKQYTPKEAARTPVLWMMWFCLLCTAGINIFGIAFQVPFGKDMGFAGGIVATAMSLKAIVNGTGRGVIGWISDKFGRRNTLIIVCLVLGTAQFGVLVSGQMGSMPFFLFCSMVSGFGGGAIFPLFAAMTADYFGENNNASNYGMVYSSKLISGLVGSGVGSIVVGAWDYEGAFVLAGCIGLSSAVLALFLKAPGRPKTSRRTVPNPQPLGEEMA
- the frc gene encoding formyl-CoA transferase, producing MTLALDGVRVLDMTHVQSGPSATQLLAWLGADVVKVEAPGGDVTRGQLRDVPEADSLYFTMLNCNKRSITLNVKTERGREILTALIRGADVLVENFAPGAVERMGFPWERIREINPRIVYASIKGFGPGPYMDFKAYEVVAQAMGGSMATTGFEDGPPLATGAQIGDSGTGIHAVAAVLAALLQRERTGRGQRVDVAMQHAVLNLCRVKLRDQQRLAHGPLAEYPNEDFGDEVPRSGNASGGGQPGWAVRCAPGGPNDYVYVIVQPQGWQPLAALIGRPELADDPEWSTPQARLPKLAKMFQLIEEWTATLPKRQVLHHLNRANIPCGPILSTREIIEDPALADNDMIVEVDHPHRGTFTTVGNPLKLSDSPTTITTPPLLGQHNHEIYIGELGLGDEELRLLEAGGVI
- the sucC gene encoding ADP-forming succinate--CoA ligase subunit beta is translated as MDLYEHEARGLFEEHGIPVPRAEVTDSPQEARAIARRLGGAVIVKAQVRTGGRGKAGGVRLAADPAEAERTARRILGTDIKGHAVGKVMLAEPVDIESEFYVAYVLDRAAGRFLAIASAEGGTDIEEVAAVRPEAVARVHIDPAEGVTSAKAGEIAEAAGLPPQTVDVLVRLWEVLVREDAVLVEVNPLVRARQGQLLALDAKVTLDDNARFRQARWGAEPLACDDPLEAAAAARGLNYVKLDGEVGIIGNGAGLVMSTLDVVAGCGARPANFLDIGGGASAQVMADGLSVILSDPAVKSVLVNVFGGITACDAVADGIVRALDEVRLDKPLVVRLDGNNAARGRAVLDGHAHPLVQQATTMDGAARRAAELANAA